A genomic segment from Bacillus cereus G9842 encodes:
- the uvrC gene encoding excinuclease ABC subunit C — translation MHEHLKEKLAILPDQPGCYLMKDKQGTVIYVGKAKVLKNRVRSYFTGSHDGKTLRLVGEIVDFEYIVTSSNLEALILELNLIKKYDPKYNIQLKDDKTYPFIKITAEKQPRLLITRNVKKDKGKYFGPYPNAQSAHETKKLLDRMYPLRKCTNMPDKVCLYYHMDQCLAPCVKEVTEEQNKEIVDEIIKFLNGGHKEVRSELEIKMYEASEKLEFERAKELRDQIAHIDAIMEKQKMIMSDLVDRDVFGYAVDKGWMCVQVFFVRKGKLIERDVSMFPIYDEPEEGFLTFIGQFYENSSHFKPKEIVVPGSIDSELVERFLEVEATQPKRGKKKDLVELANKNAKIALEEKFYLIERDEERTIKAVDHLGKQLGIETPYRIEAFDNSNIQGTNPVSAMIAFIDGKPAKKEYRKYKIKTVQGPDDYESMREVVRRRYTRALKENLPLPDLIIIDGGKGHLAAASDILEDELGLYIPMAGLVKDDKHKTSHLIIGDPPEPVVLERNSQEFYLLQRIQDEVHRFAITFHRQLHGKSVIQSALDDIPGIGDKRKKVLLKHFGSLKKMKEASVAEFVEAGMPKNVAETIYTYLTDKKTL, via the coding sequence GTGCACGAACATTTGAAAGAAAAGTTGGCTATTTTACCAGATCAACCTGGTTGTTATTTAATGAAAGATAAGCAAGGAACGGTTATATATGTCGGAAAGGCAAAAGTGCTTAAAAATCGTGTGCGCTCGTACTTTACTGGTTCACATGATGGGAAAACACTGCGGCTTGTAGGAGAAATTGTTGATTTTGAATATATTGTAACCTCTTCGAATTTAGAAGCACTTATTTTAGAGTTAAATCTAATTAAAAAATATGATCCGAAATATAATATTCAATTAAAAGATGATAAAACATATCCTTTTATTAAAATTACAGCGGAGAAACAACCGCGCTTACTCATTACTCGAAATGTAAAAAAGGATAAAGGAAAGTATTTTGGTCCTTATCCAAATGCACAATCTGCTCATGAAACGAAAAAACTGCTAGATCGTATGTATCCACTTCGGAAATGCACGAATATGCCAGATAAAGTTTGTTTGTATTATCATATGGATCAATGTCTAGCGCCTTGTGTGAAAGAAGTGACGGAAGAACAAAATAAAGAAATTGTAGATGAAATTATTAAGTTTTTAAATGGTGGGCATAAAGAAGTTCGTTCAGAATTAGAAATAAAAATGTATGAGGCCTCAGAGAAACTAGAGTTTGAACGTGCAAAAGAGTTGCGTGATCAAATTGCTCATATTGATGCGATTATGGAAAAACAAAAGATGATTATGAGTGACTTAGTGGATCGCGATGTGTTTGGATATGCAGTGGATAAAGGATGGATGTGTGTTCAAGTTTTCTTCGTTCGAAAAGGCAAGCTAATTGAACGTGATGTTTCTATGTTTCCGATTTACGATGAACCAGAAGAGGGCTTTTTAACGTTTATCGGCCAATTTTATGAAAACAGTAGTCATTTTAAGCCGAAGGAAATTGTCGTTCCAGGAAGTATAGACTCGGAATTAGTAGAGCGCTTTTTAGAAGTGGAAGCGACACAGCCGAAACGTGGTAAGAAAAAAGACCTTGTAGAATTAGCAAATAAAAACGCAAAAATTGCTCTTGAAGAGAAGTTTTACTTAATCGAACGTGATGAAGAACGAACGATTAAAGCGGTAGATCATTTAGGGAAGCAGCTTGGAATTGAAACACCGTATCGTATTGAAGCGTTTGATAACTCAAATATTCAAGGAACAAATCCCGTTTCTGCAATGATTGCTTTTATCGATGGGAAACCAGCGAAGAAAGAATATAGGAAATATAAAATTAAAACGGTTCAAGGGCCAGATGATTATGAGTCTATGAGGGAAGTTGTGAGACGCCGTTATACAAGGGCGCTTAAAGAAAATTTACCTTTACCGGATTTGATTATTATTGATGGCGGAAAAGGCCACTTGGCGGCTGCAAGTGATATTTTAGAGGATGAGCTCGGATTATATATTCCGATGGCAGGTCTTGTAAAAGATGACAAACATAAAACCTCCCATTTAATTATTGGAGATCCCCCGGAACCTGTGGTGCTTGAGAGAAATAGCCAAGAATTTTATTTATTGCAGCGTATTCAAGACGAGGTGCATCGATTTGCGATTACATTCCATCGTCAATTACACGGGAAATCTGTCATTCAATCAGCATTGGATGACATTCCAGGAATCGGTGATAAACGGAAAAAGGTATTGTTAAAACATTTTGGTTCATTAAAGAAGATGAAAGAAGCTTCTGTAGCAGAATTTGTCGAAGCAGGTATGCCAAAAAATGTTGCAGAGACGATTTATACGTATTTAACAGATAAGAAGACGTTGTAG
- a CDS encoding enoyl-CoA hydratase — MLKFLSVRVEDHIAVATLNHAPANAMSSQVMHDVTELIDQVEKDDNIRVVVIHGEGRFFSAGADIKEFTSVTEAKQATELAQLGQVTFERVEKCSKPVIAAIHGAALGGGLEFAMSCHMRFATESAKLGLPELTLGLIPGFAGTQRLPRYVGKAKACEMMLTSTPITGAEALKWGLVNGLFSEESLLDDTLKVAKQIAGKSPATTRAVLELLQTTKSSHYYEGVQRESQIFGEVFTSEDGREGVAAFLEKRKPSFSGR; from the coding sequence ATGTTGAAATTCCTATCTGTAAGAGTTGAAGATCATATCGCGGTGGCGACGTTAAATCATGCACCAGCAAATGCGATGTCTTCACAAGTTATGCATGACGTTACTGAATTAATTGATCAAGTGGAAAAGGATGATAACATTCGTGTTGTTGTTATTCACGGTGAAGGACGTTTCTTCTCAGCAGGAGCAGATATTAAAGAATTTACATCTGTTACTGAAGCGAAGCAAGCAACAGAATTAGCACAGCTTGGACAAGTTACGTTTGAGCGTGTTGAAAAATGTTCAAAACCAGTTATTGCGGCAATTCATGGAGCGGCACTGGGCGGCGGCCTTGAGTTTGCTATGTCTTGCCACATGCGCTTTGCAACTGAAAGTGCAAAACTTGGTTTACCTGAATTAACACTTGGATTAATTCCTGGCTTTGCAGGTACACAGCGCTTACCACGTTATGTTGGGAAAGCAAAAGCTTGTGAAATGATGTTAACAAGTACACCAATTACTGGTGCAGAAGCATTGAAATGGGGACTTGTTAACGGATTGTTCTCTGAAGAATCACTTTTAGATGATACGCTTAAAGTCGCAAAACAAATTGCTGGAAAAAGTCCAGCAACAACTCGTGCTGTACTAGAGTTATTGCAAACGACCAAATCGTCTCATTACTATGAAGGTGTACAACGTGAATCACAAATTTTTGGTGAAGTATTTACGAGTGAAGATGGAAGAGAAGGTGTAGCTGCATTTTTAGAAAAGCGTAAACCTTCATTTAGTGGCAGGTAG
- the trxA gene encoding thioredoxin, whose translation MAIVNANDQSFAAETSEGVVLLDFWAPWCGPCKMIAPVLEEIDAELGEKVKVVKVDVDENQETARQFEVMSIPALFVLKDGKVVDQALGYKPKEALVELVSKHF comes from the coding sequence ATGGCAATTGTAAACGCAAATGACCAAAGCTTCGCAGCTGAAACTAGCGAAGGTGTTGTATTATTAGATTTCTGGGCACCTTGGTGTGGACCTTGTAAAATGATCGCTCCTGTATTAGAGGAAATCGATGCAGAATTAGGCGAAAAAGTAAAAGTAGTAAAAGTAGATGTTGATGAAAACCAAGAAACTGCTCGTCAATTCGAAGTAATGAGTATTCCAGCTCTTTTCGTATTAAAAGACGGTAAAGTAGTTGATCAAGCGTTAGGTTACAAACCGAAAGAAGCGTTAGTAGAATTAGTTTCTAAACACTTCTAA
- a CDS encoding ABC transporter substrate-binding protein, which translates to MKKILSIFIVVLLFAVGCGQQKEEKKETKADNKNQAITIKHAEGETKLDKPAKKVVVLEWVYSEDLLALGVQPVGMADIKNYNKWVNTKTKPSKDVVDVGTRQQPNLEEISRLKPDLIITASFRSKAIKNELEQIAPTVMFDPSTSNNDHFAEMTETFKQIAKAVGKEEEGKKVLADMDKAFADAKAKIEKADLKDKNIAMAQAFTAKNVPTFRILTDNSLALQVTKKLGLTNTFEAGKSEPDGFKQTTVESLQSVQDSNFIYIVADEDNIFDTQLKGNPAWEELKFKKENKMYKLKGDTWIFGGPESATSLATQVADVMTAKK; encoded by the coding sequence ATGAAGAAAATTCTCAGTATTTTCATAGTAGTTCTTCTATTCGCTGTTGGATGCGGACAGCAAAAAGAGGAGAAAAAGGAAACAAAAGCGGACAATAAAAATCAAGCTATAACAATTAAACACGCTGAAGGGGAAACAAAGTTAGATAAACCAGCGAAAAAAGTAGTTGTACTTGAGTGGGTATATTCAGAAGACTTATTAGCACTTGGTGTTCAGCCAGTAGGGATGGCAGACATTAAGAATTATAATAAATGGGTAAATACAAAAACAAAACCAAGTAAAGATGTTGTAGATGTAGGGACACGTCAACAACCAAACTTAGAAGAAATTAGCCGTTTAAAACCAGATTTAATTATCACAGCTTCATTCCGTAGTAAAGCAATTAAAAATGAATTAGAGCAAATTGCACCAACAGTTATGTTTGATCCATCAACAAGCAATAACGATCACTTTGCTGAAATGACAGAAACATTTAAACAAATTGCAAAAGCAGTTGGAAAAGAAGAAGAAGGTAAAAAAGTATTAGCTGATATGGATAAAGCCTTCGCTGATGCAAAAGCAAAAATTGAGAAAGCAGACTTAAAAGATAAAAACATCGCAATGGCACAAGCATTTACTGCTAAAAACGTACCAACATTCCGTATCTTAACTGACAATTCTTTAGCTTTACAAGTTACAAAAAAATTAGGTTTAACAAATACTTTTGAAGCAGGAAAATCTGAGCCAGATGGTTTCAAACAAACAACTGTAGAATCATTACAAAGTGTACAAGATTCAAACTTCATTTACATTGTAGCGGATGAAGATAACATTTTTGACACTCAACTAAAAGGCAACCCTGCTTGGGAAGAATTAAAGTTCAAAAAAGAAAACAAAATGTATAAATTAAAAGGCGACACTTGGATTTTCGGTGGTCCTGAGTCTGCAACATCTTTAGCAACACAAGTAGCAGATGTAATGACAGCGAAGAAGTGA
- a CDS encoding YslB family protein, with protein sequence MSKNTIDITSLEDVSLNAFAYELLREELLPDLIGNDLDGILYWSGRNLARKYPLETIEEVIQFFEKAGWGTLSIIEHKRREMQFQLKGTLIAERQKQKRHSSYQLEAGFIAEQIQKQRNVVAESYEEKKKRSDSITFLVKWDIKDLIEV encoded by the coding sequence GTGAGTAAAAATACAATCGATATAACATCTTTAGAAGATGTTTCATTGAACGCCTTCGCTTATGAATTGCTACGTGAAGAATTACTACCTGATTTAATCGGCAACGATTTAGATGGTATTTTATACTGGTCTGGTAGAAACCTTGCAAGAAAATATCCGCTAGAAACAATTGAAGAAGTCATTCAGTTCTTTGAAAAGGCTGGCTGGGGCACTTTAAGCATTATTGAACATAAGCGTCGTGAAATGCAGTTCCAACTTAAAGGCACACTCATTGCAGAACGTCAAAAACAAAAAAGGCATTCTTCTTATCAACTAGAAGCTGGATTCATCGCTGAACAAATTCAAAAGCAACGGAACGTCGTTGCAGAGTCATATGAAGAAAAGAAAAAACGTTCTGACTCTATTACATTTCTTGTGAAATGGGATATAAAAGATCTCATTGAAGTGTAA
- a CDS encoding long-chain-fatty-acid--CoA ligase — protein sequence MEKTWLKSYPEEIPSTISYDIQPLHGYVEQMASRYPEKKALHFLGKDITFSDFHDKVKRFANYLQKLGVEKGDRVAIMLPNCPQAVIGYYGTLLAGGIVVQTNPLYTERELEYQLHDSGAKVILCLDLVFPRVTNVQSATKIEHIIVTRIADFLPFPKNLLYPFVQKKQSNLVVKVSESETIHLWNSVEKEVNTNVEVPCDPENDLALLQYTGGTTGFPKGVMLTHKNLVSNTLMGVHWLYNCNEGEEVVLGVLPFFHVYGMTAVMNLSIMQGYKMVLIPKFDMKMIFEAIKKHKVTLFPGAPTIYIALLNSPLLKEYDISSIRACISGSAPLPVEVQEKFEKVTGGKLVEGYGLTESSPVTHSNFLWEKRVPGSIGVPWPDTEAIIMSLETGEALPPGEIGEIVVKGPQIMKGYWNKPEETAAVLQDGWLHTGDVGYMDEDGFFYVKDRKKDMIVASGFNVYPREVEEVLYEHEKVQEVVTIGVPDPYRGETVKAFVVLKEGTECSEEELNQFARKYLAAYKVPKVYEFRDELPKTTVGKILRRVLMDEEKRKNEDEQTG from the coding sequence GTGGAAAAAACATGGTTGAAAAGTTATCCGGAGGAAATTCCTAGTACGATTTCTTATGATATTCAGCCACTTCATGGATATGTAGAACAGATGGCTTCTCGCTACCCAGAAAAGAAAGCGCTTCACTTTTTAGGGAAGGATATTACGTTTTCGGACTTCCATGATAAGGTGAAGAGGTTTGCAAATTATCTTCAAAAGCTCGGTGTGGAAAAGGGTGATCGAGTTGCTATTATGTTGCCGAATTGTCCGCAAGCTGTAATTGGTTATTACGGTACATTACTTGCGGGAGGTATCGTAGTACAAACCAATCCACTGTATACAGAAAGGGAATTAGAATATCAGCTTCATGACTCGGGAGCAAAAGTAATTCTTTGTCTCGATTTAGTGTTTCCAAGAGTAACGAATGTTCAATCTGCTACAAAAATTGAGCATATTATCGTAACTCGTATTGCAGACTTTTTACCATTCCCTAAAAATCTATTGTATCCATTTGTGCAGAAAAAACAGTCGAATTTAGTTGTGAAAGTATCAGAGAGTGAAACGATTCATCTTTGGAATTCAGTAGAAAAAGAAGTGAATACGAATGTTGAGGTGCCTTGTGATCCTGAAAATGATCTAGCTCTTTTACAGTACACAGGAGGAACAACCGGATTTCCAAAAGGAGTTATGTTAACGCATAAAAACCTCGTTTCTAACACTTTGATGGGAGTGCATTGGTTATATAATTGTAACGAAGGTGAAGAAGTCGTCCTTGGGGTTCTTCCATTTTTCCATGTTTATGGTATGACAGCTGTTATGAATTTAAGTATTATGCAAGGATACAAAATGGTCCTTATTCCAAAGTTTGATATGAAAATGATTTTTGAAGCGATTAAGAAGCATAAAGTGACATTGTTTCCAGGGGCTCCAACTATTTATATCGCTCTTTTAAATAGCCCGCTTTTAAAAGAATACGATATTTCTTCTATTCGTGCTTGTATTAGTGGATCAGCACCACTGCCAGTAGAAGTACAGGAAAAGTTCGAAAAAGTTACAGGTGGTAAACTAGTAGAGGGATATGGTTTAACAGAATCATCTCCGGTTACACATAGTAATTTTTTATGGGAAAAGCGAGTGCCGGGTAGCATTGGAGTTCCGTGGCCAGATACAGAGGCAATCATTATGTCACTTGAAACTGGTGAGGCATTACCACCAGGAGAAATAGGGGAAATTGTAGTGAAAGGTCCTCAAATTATGAAAGGATACTGGAATAAGCCAGAGGAAACAGCGGCTGTATTGCAAGATGGCTGGCTCCATACAGGTGACGTTGGATACATGGATGAAGATGGATTCTTCTATGTAAAAGATCGCAAGAAAGATATGATTGTCGCGAGTGGATTTAATGTGTATCCTCGTGAAGTTGAAGAAGTATTATATGAGCATGAAAAAGTGCAAGAAGTAGTGACAATTGGAGTTCCAGATCCGTACAGAGGAGAGACAGTTAAAGCATTTGTTGTGTTAAAAGAAGGTACGGAGTGCTCTGAGGAAGAATTAAATCAGTTTGCACGTAAATATTTAGCGGCTTATAAAGTGCCGAAAGTATATGAGTTTAGAGATGAATTGCCGAAAACGACAGTAGGGAAAATTTTACGCCGTGTTTTAATGGATGAAGAGAAGAGAAAGAATGAGGATGAGCAAACGGGCTAA
- a CDS encoding TetR/AcrR family transcriptional regulator, with product MKKNRPKYNQIIDAAVIVIAENGYHQAQVSKIAKQAGVADGTIYLYFKNKEDILISLFQEKMGDFVETIRQKTAGIESAVSKLFMLVETHFLLLSQNDPLAIVTQLELRQSNQDLRLKINEVLKGYLQVMDEILETGIKQGEFQADLNVRVARQMIFGTVDEVVTNWVMSDHKYDLVALSKTVHGLLIAACGYRQ from the coding sequence GTGAAGAAAAATAGACCGAAATACAATCAAATTATTGATGCGGCAGTCATTGTGATTGCGGAGAATGGGTACCACCAAGCGCAAGTTTCTAAAATCGCAAAGCAAGCTGGGGTAGCTGATGGCACGATTTATTTATATTTTAAAAATAAAGAAGATATATTAATATCCTTATTCCAAGAGAAGATGGGAGATTTTGTCGAAACAATTCGTCAAAAAACAGCAGGAATTGAAAGCGCTGTATCGAAGTTATTCATGTTGGTAGAAACGCACTTCTTGCTGTTGTCACAAAATGATCCCCTTGCTATCGTTACGCAATTAGAGCTCAGGCAGTCCAATCAAGACTTGCGCCTTAAAATAAATGAAGTATTAAAAGGCTACTTACAAGTTATGGATGAGATTTTAGAGACTGGTATAAAACAAGGTGAATTTCAAGCAGATTTAAATGTTCGCGTGGCAAGACAAATGATCTTTGGAACAGTAGATGAAGTTGTGACCAATTGGGTAATGAGCGATCATAAGTATGATCTGGTCGCACTTTCAAAAACGGTACATGGGCTACTCATTGCAGCTTGTGGTTATCGTCAATAA
- the etfA gene encoding electron transfer flavoprotein subunit alpha — protein sequence MARKVLVMGEVRDGSLRNVSFEAVAAAKTIAEGGEVVGLLVGDSVASFANELIHYGADRVVTVENDKLKSYTSDGYAQAFLAVHAEENPEGIVFGHTALGKDLSPKLAAKLEAGLVSDVTALEVEGGNVIFTRPIYSGKAFEKKIVTDGILFATVRPNNIATLEKDESRSGDVSSITVDVKDLRTIIQDVVRKTAEGVDLSEAKVIIAGGRGVKSEEGFKPLKELADVLGGAVGASRGACDAEYCEYSLQIGQTGKVVTPDLYIACGISGAIQHLAGMSNSKIIVAINKDPEASIFKVADYGIVGDLFEVVPLLTEEFKKLKVHS from the coding sequence ATGGCTCGTAAAGTATTAGTAATGGGTGAAGTTCGTGATGGATCGCTACGTAACGTTTCGTTTGAAGCGGTAGCAGCAGCAAAAACAATTGCAGAAGGCGGTGAAGTAGTAGGTCTTCTAGTTGGAGACAGCGTTGCCTCTTTTGCAAATGAATTGATTCATTACGGTGCAGATCGCGTTGTGACAGTTGAAAATGATAAATTAAAATCATATACATCTGATGGTTATGCACAAGCGTTTTTAGCTGTACATGCTGAAGAAAATCCAGAAGGTATTGTCTTTGGACATACAGCACTTGGTAAAGATTTATCACCAAAATTAGCAGCGAAGCTTGAAGCTGGTTTAGTTTCTGACGTAACTGCTTTAGAGGTTGAAGGTGGAAATGTTATCTTCACTCGTCCGATTTACTCTGGTAAAGCATTCGAGAAGAAGATTGTAACAGACGGCATCTTATTTGCGACAGTGCGTCCAAATAACATTGCAACTCTGGAAAAAGATGAGTCTCGCAGCGGTGACGTATCTTCTATTACAGTTGATGTGAAAGATTTACGTACAATCATTCAGGATGTTGTCCGTAAAACAGCAGAAGGTGTTGATCTTTCTGAAGCGAAAGTTATTATCGCTGGCGGACGCGGTGTGAAGAGTGAAGAAGGATTTAAACCATTAAAAGAGTTAGCTGACGTACTAGGCGGCGCTGTTGGGGCATCTCGTGGTGCTTGTGACGCTGAATACTGTGAGTACTCATTACAAATTGGTCAAACTGGTAAAGTTGTTACGCCAGACTTATACATTGCATGTGGTATTTCTGGTGCGATTCAGCATTTAGCAGGTATGTCTAACTCAAAAATAATCGTTGCGATTAATAAAGATCCAGAAGCAAGTATCTTCAAAGTAGCTGACTACGGTATTGTCGGTGACTTGTTCGAAGTTGTACCTCTTTTAACAGAAGAGTTTAAAAAGTTAAAAGTACATTCATGA
- a CDS encoding BclA C-terminal domain-containing protein, with translation MSSWSNNINGYCGCNNQNGVHVDSCCFSCDGTVPKVGPTGPTGATGITGATGSTGATGVTGDTGATGATGITGATGPTGVTGVTGATGVTGDTGPTGATGITGATGPTGVTGITGATGPTGATGGTGPTGATGVTGDTGATGATGITGATGDTGATGATGPTGTSITATYAFANNTSGTAISVLLGGTNVPLPNNQNIGPGITVSGGNTVFTVANAGNYYISYTINITASLLVSSRITINGAPLAGTINSPALATTSFSATIITTLAAGSAISLQLFGLLAVATLSTTTPGAVLTIIRLS, from the coding sequence ATGTCTTCATGGAGCAATAACATAAATGGATATTGTGGGTGTAATAATCAAAATGGTGTACATGTTGATTCATGCTGTTTTAGTTGCGATGGGACAGTTCCTAAGGTTGGTCCAACCGGTCCGACGGGAGCGACAGGAATAACAGGAGCAACAGGCTCAACGGGAGCGACAGGAGTAACAGGCGACACAGGGGCAACGGGAGCGACAGGAATAACAGGAGCAACAGGCCCAACGGGAGTGACAGGAGTAACAGGAGCGACGGGAGTAACAGGCGATACAGGTCCAACGGGAGCGACAGGAATAACAGGAGCAACAGGCCCAACGGGAGTGACAGGAATAACAGGGGCAACGGGTCCAACAGGAGCAACAGGTGGCACAGGCCCAACGGGGGCGACAGGAGTAACAGGCGACACAGGGGCAACGGGAGCGACAGGGATAACAGGAGCAACAGGCGATACAGGGGCAACGGGAGCGACAGGCCCAACAGGCACAAGTATAACGGCAACATACGCATTTGCAAATAATACGTCGGGAACAGCAATATCGGTACTACTAGGTGGAACAAATGTCCCGCTTCCAAACAATCAGAATATCGGTCCAGGTATTACAGTGTCTGGGGGGAACACAGTATTTACGGTTGCAAATGCAGGGAACTATTATATTTCATATACAATTAATATAACCGCTTCATTATTAGTTAGTTCACGAATTACAATTAATGGGGCACCGCTTGCTGGGACTATTAATTCTCCTGCATTAGCAACGACATCATTTAGTGCGACAATTATTACGACCCTTGCGGCGGGGAGTGCAATTAGTTTGCAATTATTTGGTTTGTTAGCTGTTGCGACATTATCAACAACTACCCCAGGAGCGGTATTAACGATTATAAGATTAAGTTAA
- the etfB gene encoding electron transfer flavoprotein subunit beta: MNIYVLMKRTFDTEEKIVIKNGAIYDGEAEFIINPYDEYAIEEAIQVRDAQGGEVTVVTVGGEDSEKELRTALAMGCDKAVLINIEDDVENGDQFTTAKVLAEYLKDKDADLILGGNVAIDGASGQVGPRVAEALNIPYVTTITKLEIDGTNVKIERDVEGDTEVIATSLPVLVTAQQGLNEPRYPSLPGIMKAKKKPLEELELDDLDLEEDDVEAKTKTIEIYLPPKKDAGKVLQGELQDQVKELVSLLHTEAKVI, translated from the coding sequence ATGAACATCTACGTACTCATGAAACGAACATTTGATACAGAAGAAAAAATCGTAATTAAAAACGGTGCAATTTACGATGGCGAAGCGGAATTCATCATCAACCCTTACGATGAATATGCAATTGAAGAAGCAATTCAAGTAAGAGACGCACAAGGTGGAGAAGTTACAGTTGTAACAGTCGGTGGCGAAGATAGTGAGAAAGAACTTCGTACTGCATTAGCGATGGGCTGTGATAAAGCGGTATTAATTAATATTGAAGATGATGTAGAAAATGGTGACCAGTTCACGACAGCAAAAGTGCTTGCTGAATATTTAAAAGATAAAGATGCAGATCTAATTTTAGGTGGAAACGTTGCAATTGATGGTGCATCTGGACAAGTAGGTCCACGCGTAGCTGAAGCGTTAAATATTCCGTATGTAACGACAATTACAAAACTTGAAATTGACGGTACAAATGTGAAGATTGAGCGTGATGTTGAAGGTGATACAGAAGTGATTGCAACTTCATTACCAGTGTTAGTAACAGCACAGCAAGGTTTAAATGAACCTCGTTATCCATCGCTTCCAGGTATTATGAAAGCGAAGAAAAAGCCACTAGAAGAATTAGAATTAGATGATTTAGATTTAGAAGAAGATGATGTGGAAGCAAAGACAAAAACAATTGAAATCTATTTGCCTCCTAAGAAAGATGCAGGAAAAGTGTTACAAGGCGAGCTGCAAGATCAAGTAAAAGAACTTGTATCGTTGCTCCATACAGAAGCGAAAGTAATCTAA